One window of the Arthrobacter sp. zg-Y919 genome contains the following:
- a CDS encoding flavin reductase family protein, giving the protein MTRNTALCERNVTDAFKDAFRAHPAGVAIITADGGSGPVGLTASSVSSVSAEPPILSFSLASTHGTAGVIAGSPTVVVHLLGAENAALAALFARQGADRFGATRTRTLPGGEPVLEEAPVALLCRVDGRVPVGSSILIAATVLEIIPGSTGQDPLVYHNRTYHRLGRHSALGESGRVAGGSGE; this is encoded by the coding sequence TGCATTCAAGGACGCCTTCCGGGCGCATCCGGCGGGTGTCGCCATCATTACGGCCGACGGCGGCAGCGGCCCGGTGGGCCTGACCGCGTCCTCGGTTTCCTCCGTGTCGGCAGAACCGCCGATCCTGTCCTTTTCCCTGGCGTCGACGCACGGAACGGCGGGTGTGATTGCCGGTTCCCCTACCGTCGTCGTGCACCTGCTGGGCGCAGAAAACGCCGCACTTGCCGCCCTCTTCGCCCGCCAGGGCGCAGACCGGTTCGGCGCCACGCGGACCCGGACCCTGCCCGGCGGGGAGCCGGTCCTGGAAGAGGCGCCGGTGGCGCTCCTGTGCCGGGTCGACGGCAGGGTTCCGGTGGGCAGCTCCATCCTGATTGCCGCCACCGTCCTGGAGATTATCCCCGGCAGCACCGGCCAGGACCCGCTGGTCTACCACAACCGGACCTATCACCGCCTGGGCAGGCACTCCGCGCTGGGCGAGTCGGGTCGCGTCGCAGGCGGAAGCGGGGAATAG
- a CDS encoding pentapeptide repeat-containing protein, which yields MRPRTSGTAGTKPPVLDPVRLQGLTPGADFPVGSHQEALAYNGDSFAGLELRGAVFSECSLTGVSLDNADLTAARFLESTLENLYAPVLRAARSTFRDVEISNPRLGSAELYGGAWNSVRVDGGKLDFLNLRGCTLTNVLFSNCIIGELDLDGARLNRVAFRNCRIDSLLLGSGGTAVDADLRGSAFRSITGLAGPKGFTVDEEQLLLLAPLLADQLGLRVEA from the coding sequence GTGCGGCCCCGGACCTCCGGTACTGCCGGAACCAAACCGCCCGTCCTTGACCCGGTCCGCCTGCAGGGCCTGACCCCGGGTGCAGACTTCCCGGTCGGCAGCCATCAGGAAGCATTGGCCTACAACGGGGATTCCTTCGCGGGACTTGAGCTGCGCGGAGCGGTGTTTTCAGAGTGCAGCCTCACCGGGGTGTCCCTGGACAACGCCGATCTCACCGCTGCCCGGTTCCTGGAATCCACCCTGGAGAACCTCTATGCCCCGGTGCTGCGGGCTGCCAGGAGCACTTTCCGGGACGTGGAAATCTCTAATCCGCGGCTCGGCTCCGCGGAGCTGTACGGCGGCGCCTGGAACTCGGTCCGGGTGGACGGCGGCAAGCTGGATTTCCTGAACCTGCGCGGCTGCACGCTGACCAACGTGTTGTTCTCCAACTGCATCATCGGTGAACTGGACCTGGACGGCGCGCGGTTGAACCGGGTTGCCTTCCGGAACTGCCGGATCGACTCCCTGCTGCTGGGCAGCGGCGGCACAGCCGTGGATGCGGACCTGCGCGGGTCCGCATTCCGGAGTATCACCGGACTGGCCGGCCCCAAGGGATTCACCGTGGACGAGGAGCAGCTTTTGCTGCTGGCTCCGCTGCTCGCCGACCAGCTGGGCCTTCGGGTGGAAGCCTAG
- a CDS encoding Ig-like domain-containing protein, which yields MQDTKSRKGLIAAAIAVVLVLGGGIGAAFATGILGSSGSDSSASSGPSESPSVKAAPVSITTTPGDGAVGVNPAVLPSVTATNAVINQVILKPQSGGDTVPGILAADKAVWTAGAPLAFNTKYRMDVVLTDTAGKETTRRQGFETVLPANEANAFMYPQDAASVGVGQPIDITFSEPVTNKDAVEQAIKITSTSGQTGAFFWLTDQHVRYRPETFWAANSAVTVDMQLFGVDFGNGMIGNFNETRTFNTHNTRLAVVDNYTKTMQVFMDGQLVRTFPVTLGEPTWPSPSGYQVVVSQHEKLPFRAESIGLKPGDPDYYEPFDASWASRLTNSGVFVHQALDGALGALGRINVSHGCVGMSAEGAKYFYDNFDAGDVVQVLNTEAGPVPIHDGYGDWNIPWDQYAGQQP from the coding sequence GTGCAGGACACAAAGAGCCGTAAAGGGCTGATAGCCGCGGCAATTGCCGTGGTGCTCGTTCTGGGCGGCGGCATCGGTGCCGCCTTCGCCACCGGCATCCTCGGCTCGTCCGGGTCCGATTCCTCCGCTTCCTCCGGTCCGTCGGAGTCACCCTCGGTGAAGGCTGCTCCGGTGTCCATCACCACGACGCCGGGTGACGGCGCCGTGGGTGTGAATCCAGCGGTGCTTCCCTCCGTAACCGCCACCAATGCGGTTATTAATCAGGTCATCCTGAAGCCCCAGTCCGGTGGCGACACCGTGCCGGGCATCCTGGCCGCCGACAAAGCCGTCTGGACCGCAGGCGCCCCGTTGGCCTTCAACACCAAGTACCGCATGGACGTGGTGCTCACCGACACCGCCGGCAAGGAAACCACCCGCAGGCAGGGATTCGAAACGGTACTGCCCGCCAATGAAGCCAACGCGTTTATGTATCCGCAGGACGCCGCCAGCGTGGGCGTCGGCCAGCCCATCGACATCACCTTCAGCGAACCGGTCACCAACAAGGACGCAGTCGAGCAGGCCATCAAGATCACCAGCACTTCGGGGCAGACCGGCGCCTTCTTCTGGCTCACCGACCAGCACGTCCGCTACCGGCCGGAAACCTTCTGGGCCGCCAACAGTGCCGTCACGGTGGACATGCAGTTGTTCGGCGTGGACTTTGGCAACGGCATGATCGGCAACTTCAACGAAACCCGCACCTTCAATACCCACAACACCCGACTGGCCGTGGTGGACAACTACACGAAGACCATGCAGGTGTTTATGGACGGGCAGCTGGTCCGGACCTTCCCGGTGACCCTCGGCGAACCCACTTGGCCTTCGCCCTCCGGCTACCAGGTGGTGGTCAGCCAGCATGAGAAGCTGCCCTTCCGCGCCGAGTCCATCGGGCTGAAGCCCGGAGACCCGGACTACTACGAACCGTTCGACGCCTCCTGGGCCAGCCGCCTGACCAACAGCGGCGTCTTTGTCCACCAGGCGCTCGACGGCGCACTGGGCGCCCTGGGGCGGATCAACGTTTCGCACGGCTGCGTGGGGATGTCCGCCGAGGGTGCCAAGTACTTCTACGACAACTTCGACGCCGGTGACGTGGTGCAGGTGCTGAACACCGAAGCCGGTCCCGTTCCCATCCACGACGGCTACGGTGACTGGAACATCCCCTGGGACCAGTACGCCGGGCAGCAGCCCTAG
- a CDS encoding SDR family oxidoreductase: protein MTERQQILVTGATGYIGGRLVPLLLEDGHCIRVLARSPEKLSDVPWASDVEIVQGDLSDRDSAASAFTGIDTLYFLVHSMASGKGFSNQESAIAHLVADAAAEAGVKRIVYLGGLHPEGELSPHMKSRTEVGRILLEGEVPAVVFQAGVVIGSGSASFEMIRHLTETLPVMPAPSWVRRRIEPIAVRDVLHYLVRAVDIPGEVNRTFDIGAREVLTYAEIMNGYAEEAGLPRRRIYALPLPAPRLAGHWVSLVTPIPRAMALPLVESLQHDAVAKEHDIDRYVPLPDGGLTDYRGAVSRALGKEKRGEVETTWASASASSDLASDPLPSDPDWAGQTVYVDARQRRAPVDPAAVWQVIEGVGGRNGWYSLPMAWAIRGVLDKTVGGAGLTRGRRNPTTLFTGDVVDWWRVELLERGTLLRLRAEMRVPGKAWLEMRVDPDGDGGSLYRQRAIYFPKGLGGKLYWWLIAPFHGLIFPSMAKNITRQAARLAPPAGPAAAG from the coding sequence ATGACAGAACGCCAGCAGATCCTGGTCACGGGTGCCACCGGCTATATCGGCGGGCGGCTCGTCCCGCTGCTGCTCGAGGACGGCCACTGTATCCGGGTCCTGGCCCGCTCCCCCGAAAAGCTCTCCGACGTGCCCTGGGCATCCGACGTCGAAATCGTCCAGGGCGACCTCTCGGACCGGGACTCCGCTGCGTCGGCGTTCACCGGCATAGACACCCTGTATTTCCTGGTGCACTCCATGGCATCCGGCAAGGGTTTCAGCAACCAGGAATCCGCGATTGCCCACCTGGTGGCCGACGCCGCAGCGGAAGCGGGGGTGAAACGGATCGTGTATCTCGGTGGCCTGCATCCCGAAGGTGAGCTGTCGCCCCACATGAAATCCCGGACCGAGGTGGGACGCATCCTCCTTGAAGGCGAGGTGCCGGCGGTGGTGTTTCAGGCCGGCGTCGTGATCGGGTCCGGGTCTGCGTCCTTCGAGATGATCCGGCACCTCACCGAGACACTGCCCGTGATGCCCGCCCCCAGCTGGGTGCGGCGCCGGATCGAACCGATTGCCGTCCGGGATGTGCTGCATTATCTGGTGCGGGCCGTGGACATCCCCGGCGAGGTGAACCGCACCTTCGACATCGGAGCACGCGAAGTCCTCACCTACGCCGAGATCATGAACGGCTACGCCGAAGAGGCCGGGCTGCCCCGGCGCCGCATCTACGCCCTTCCGCTGCCCGCTCCGCGGCTGGCCGGACACTGGGTGTCCCTGGTGACTCCTATTCCGCGTGCCATGGCACTGCCGCTCGTCGAGTCCCTGCAGCACGACGCCGTCGCGAAGGAACATGACATTGACCGGTACGTGCCGCTGCCCGACGGCGGGCTGACGGACTACCGCGGTGCCGTCAGCCGGGCGCTGGGCAAGGAGAAGCGCGGCGAGGTCGAGACCACCTGGGCCAGCGCGTCGGCGTCGTCCGATCTAGCCTCGGATCCCCTGCCGAGCGACCCGGACTGGGCCGGCCAGACGGTATATGTGGATGCCCGGCAGCGCCGTGCGCCGGTGGACCCGGCCGCCGTCTGGCAGGTCATCGAGGGGGTGGGCGGCCGGAACGGCTGGTATTCCCTGCCGATGGCCTGGGCGATCCGCGGGGTGCTCGACAAGACCGTGGGCGGAGCGGGCCTCACGCGCGGCCGGCGCAATCCCACCACACTGTTCACCGGTGACGTGGTGGACTGGTGGCGGGTGGAACTGCTGGAGCGCGGCACGCTGCTGCGGCTGCGCGCCGAGATGCGGGTGCCGGGCAAGGCCTGGCTGGAGATGCGGGTGGACCCGGATGGCGACGGCGGCAGCCTCTACCGGCAGCGGGCCATTTACTTCCCCAAGGGGCTGGGCGGGAAGCTGTACTGGTGGCTGATTGCCCCTTTCCACGGGCTGATCTTTCCCTCCATGGCGAAGAACATCACCCGGCAGGCAGCCCGCCTGGCACCACCTGCGGGACCGGCAGCCGCGGGTTAG
- a CDS encoding ATP-dependent DNA ligase has product MATGGGSKQETVSVEGHRLRLTNLDKVLYPETGTTKADVISYYAAVADYMLPHSRNRAATRKRWVHGVGTPEHPGQVFFQKNLEDSAPSWVKRFPIEHKTSTNIYPVVNDLATLTWLAQSAALEIHVPQWQFGPRGRIGNADRMVLDLDPGDGVGLAECAEVARLARSILQDMGLDARPVTSGSKGIHLYAALDGSQSSDDINAVAHELARALEADHPDLVVSDMKKTLRKGKVLVDWSQNNGNKTTICPYSLRGRFTPTVAAPRTWAELEDPDLAQLDYQDVLDRIKDGDPLAGMESGAFEEESLEEATEESGAASEEVRSAGGADRLTKYRSMRDAAKTPEPVPEEPSTPSEGNSFVIQEHHARRLHWDFRLEHDGVLVSWALPKGPPSTSGKNNLAVQTEDHPLDYGKFEGHIPKGEYGGGDVTIWDHGTYEREKWRDGKEVIAVLHGQPDGGLARDGAADRRFALIHTGSGGDKANNNWLIHLMKNQPKPGEKGNEPEDNPTPAAGTSPAKAETAETPETPEGSVAAAARAQTATATAGAKTSPVDTTAAARDADAASVPTVEPMLATLGTRAEINDDDEWAFEMKWDGVRAVVTVTPEGTRLLSRNGNDMTAAYPELQDLSAHLNGERAVLDAEIVAINKAGRPDFGLLQPRMHLTKPREITAAAERTPVHLMVFDLLWLDGNSLADLSYVQRREILESAVEATPDGHVQVPPVLDMSMDEAVASSKELGLEGVMAKRRTSTYSPGRRSKNWLKLKNQLTQEVVVVGWRPGQGNRQNKVGSLLVAIPEGVDLKYIGRVGSGLSEKDLALIGPRLKKMSRKTAPLDDVPAADASDAQWVRPALVGEVTFSERTGTGKLRHPVWRGLRPDKKPSDVVVEGA; this is encoded by the coding sequence ATGGCGACAGGTGGAGGCAGCAAGCAGGAAACCGTCAGCGTGGAGGGCCACCGGCTCCGCTTGACCAACCTGGACAAGGTTCTTTATCCGGAAACGGGGACCACCAAGGCAGACGTGATTTCCTACTACGCTGCCGTGGCGGACTACATGCTGCCGCACTCGCGCAACCGTGCGGCCACGCGCAAGAGGTGGGTGCATGGAGTGGGCACGCCTGAGCACCCCGGCCAGGTGTTTTTCCAGAAGAATCTCGAGGACTCCGCACCATCCTGGGTGAAGCGGTTCCCGATCGAACACAAGACCTCCACCAATATTTATCCGGTGGTGAATGACCTGGCCACGCTGACCTGGCTGGCTCAATCCGCCGCCCTGGAAATCCATGTGCCGCAGTGGCAGTTCGGGCCGCGCGGCAGGATCGGCAACGCTGACCGGATGGTCCTGGACCTCGACCCCGGCGACGGCGTGGGGCTGGCGGAGTGCGCCGAAGTGGCCCGCCTGGCCCGGTCCATTCTGCAGGACATGGGCCTGGACGCCCGGCCGGTGACCAGCGGCTCCAAAGGCATCCATCTCTACGCCGCGCTGGACGGCAGCCAAAGCTCCGACGACATCAACGCCGTGGCCCATGAGCTGGCCCGCGCCCTCGAAGCCGACCATCCGGACCTGGTGGTCAGCGACATGAAGAAAACTCTCCGCAAGGGCAAGGTGCTGGTGGACTGGAGCCAGAACAACGGCAACAAAACCACCATCTGCCCCTACTCCCTGCGGGGCCGGTTTACCCCAACGGTCGCGGCGCCGCGCACCTGGGCGGAACTCGAGGATCCGGACCTGGCGCAGCTGGATTACCAGGACGTGCTGGACCGGATCAAGGACGGCGACCCGCTGGCCGGCATGGAGAGCGGCGCCTTCGAGGAGGAGTCGCTGGAGGAGGCAACGGAGGAATCCGGTGCGGCATCCGAAGAGGTCCGGTCTGCGGGCGGCGCCGACCGGCTAACCAAATACCGGAGCATGCGGGACGCCGCGAAGACACCGGAACCGGTTCCCGAGGAGCCTTCCACTCCCTCTGAAGGCAACAGCTTCGTCATCCAGGAACACCATGCCCGCCGGCTGCACTGGGATTTCCGGCTGGAGCACGACGGCGTGCTGGTGTCCTGGGCGTTGCCGAAAGGGCCGCCGTCGACCTCCGGAAAGAACAACCTGGCCGTGCAGACCGAAGATCATCCGCTGGATTACGGGAAGTTTGAGGGACATATTCCCAAGGGGGAATATGGCGGCGGCGACGTGACCATCTGGGACCACGGCACGTATGAACGCGAAAAGTGGCGTGACGGCAAGGAAGTTATTGCGGTGCTGCACGGCCAGCCCGACGGCGGCCTGGCCCGCGACGGCGCCGCCGACCGCCGCTTCGCGCTGATCCACACCGGCTCGGGCGGCGACAAGGCCAACAACAACTGGCTGATCCACCTCATGAAGAACCAGCCGAAGCCGGGCGAAAAAGGCAATGAGCCGGAGGACAACCCCACCCCGGCCGCCGGGACCTCGCCCGCGAAAGCGGAGACAGCGGAGACACCGGAGACACCGGAGGGCAGTGTGGCCGCGGCGGCCCGGGCCCAGACGGCCACTGCCACAGCCGGAGCAAAAACCTCCCCGGTGGACACCACCGCCGCGGCCCGGGATGCGGACGCTGCGTCGGTGCCGACGGTTGAGCCGATGCTGGCAACACTCGGCACCCGGGCGGAAATCAACGACGACGACGAGTGGGCTTTCGAGATGAAGTGGGACGGCGTGCGCGCCGTCGTTACGGTCACTCCCGAGGGAACCCGGCTGCTCTCGCGCAACGGGAACGACATGACCGCCGCCTATCCGGAACTGCAGGACCTCAGCGCGCACCTCAACGGGGAGCGGGCCGTACTGGACGCCGAAATCGTCGCCATCAACAAGGCGGGCCGGCCGGACTTCGGGTTGCTGCAGCCCCGCATGCACCTGACCAAACCCAGGGAAATCACGGCTGCGGCCGAACGTACGCCGGTGCACCTGATGGTTTTCGACCTGCTGTGGCTGGACGGAAACTCCCTGGCAGACCTCAGCTATGTCCAGCGCCGGGAAATCCTGGAATCAGCGGTGGAAGCCACGCCGGACGGGCATGTCCAGGTGCCGCCGGTCCTGGACATGTCCATGGACGAGGCGGTGGCTTCCAGCAAGGAACTTGGGCTGGAAGGGGTGATGGCCAAACGCCGCACCAGCACCTATTCCCCGGGCCGGCGCTCCAAGAACTGGTTGAAGCTGAAGAACCAGCTCACGCAGGAAGTGGTCGTGGTGGGCTGGCGGCCGGGGCAGGGAAACCGGCAGAACAAGGTCGGCTCCCTCCTGGTCGCCATTCCAGAGGGTGTGGACCTGAAATACATCGGACGCGTGGGGTCCGGCCTGAGCGAGAAGGACCTCGCCCTGATCGGTCCGCGCCTGAAGAAAATGTCCCGCAAGACCGCGCCGCTGGACGATGTGCCGGCAGCGGATGCCTCCGACGCCCAGTGGGTACGCCCTGCACTGGTGGGCGAAGTAACCTTCTCCGAACGCACCGGCACCGGAAAACTGCGCCATCCCGTCTGGCGCGGCCTGCGCCCGGACAAGAAACCGTCCGACGTCGTGGTTGAGGGCGCCTAG
- a CDS encoding phosphoketolase family protein, with product MHNRIPGTEPHPDSALDGVDAWWRAANYLSAGQIYLRDNPLLRRPLEKADVKARLLGHWGTTPGLNFIYAHLNRLIREQKRNVLFITGPGHGGPANVANAWLEGTYSEIYSHVGRDEEGLRTLFRQFSYPGGIPSHAAPETPGSIHEGGELGYSLAHAYGAVFDNPDLVAATVIGDGEAETGPLAASWHSNSFLDPAVDGAVLPILHLNGYKIANPTILSRMPEEQLLKLLEGYGYRPYVVTVEDPHAVRQAHEDFAAVLETCLAEITAIQEPYRTGEKTAVPPDVPGAGAMEQHAPRWPMIVFRSPKGWTGPAVVDGLQVEGTWRAHQVPLSEIHDNPGHLAQLQEWLQSYRPGELFDAEGRLVEGIAALAPEGDLRMSATPYANGGRLLQDLHLPEYADHAVKIDHPGSERVSPMFNLGGYLREVIRKNPSNFRIFGPDETASNRLQAVYDVTDKAWQQRIDELDEHLARSGRVAEVLSEHLCEGWLEGYLLTGRHGVFNCYEAFVHIVDSMFNQHAKWLKVSRGLSWRQPVASLNYLLSSHVWQQDHNGFSHQDPGFIDHVVNKKADVIRVYLPPDANTLLAVAGNILDSRDRVNVVVSGKQPAPVWLDPEQALLHVERGIGIWDFAGSEGSGPGTRPDPDVVMACAGDVPTLETVAAAALLKEQLPDLRIRVVNVVDLMGLQDPREHPNGLSDRDFDTLFTQDRPVIFAYHGYPWLIHRLTYRRTNHDNLHVRGYKEEGTTTTPFDMAMLNQIDRFQLAIDVLDRVASLGSTQASFRQHLQDERARARQYTRDEGQDPPYITGWNLQEAEQDTPG from the coding sequence ATGCACAACCGCATCCCCGGTACCGAGCCGCACCCCGACAGCGCCCTGGACGGGGTGGATGCCTGGTGGCGGGCAGCGAACTACCTTTCCGCCGGGCAGATCTACCTCCGGGACAATCCGCTGCTGCGCCGGCCACTGGAGAAAGCCGACGTCAAGGCGCGGCTGCTGGGCCACTGGGGCACCACTCCCGGCCTGAACTTCATTTACGCCCACCTGAACCGGCTGATCCGTGAGCAGAAACGGAACGTCCTGTTTATTACCGGCCCCGGGCACGGCGGTCCCGCCAATGTGGCGAATGCCTGGCTGGAGGGTACCTACTCGGAGATCTACAGCCATGTGGGCCGGGATGAAGAGGGGCTGCGCACCCTGTTCCGGCAGTTCTCCTACCCCGGCGGCATTCCCAGCCACGCGGCACCGGAAACGCCCGGCTCCATCCACGAGGGCGGGGAACTGGGCTACTCCCTGGCCCACGCGTACGGTGCGGTCTTCGATAACCCGGACCTGGTGGCGGCCACGGTGATTGGCGACGGCGAGGCCGAAACGGGTCCGCTGGCCGCCAGCTGGCATTCCAACAGCTTCCTTGACCCGGCGGTGGACGGGGCGGTGCTGCCAATCCTGCACCTGAACGGCTACAAGATCGCCAACCCCACCATCCTGTCCCGGATGCCCGAAGAACAGCTGCTGAAACTGCTCGAAGGCTACGGCTACCGGCCCTATGTAGTGACCGTGGAGGACCCCCATGCCGTCCGGCAGGCCCACGAGGACTTTGCCGCCGTACTGGAGACCTGCCTGGCGGAAATCACCGCCATCCAGGAGCCGTACCGCACCGGCGAAAAAACGGCGGTACCGCCGGATGTCCCCGGCGCCGGCGCAATGGAGCAGCACGCGCCGCGCTGGCCGATGATTGTGTTCCGGTCACCCAAGGGGTGGACCGGTCCCGCCGTCGTCGACGGACTGCAGGTCGAGGGCACCTGGCGGGCGCATCAGGTACCGCTGTCCGAAATCCACGACAACCCCGGCCATCTGGCCCAGCTGCAGGAGTGGCTGCAGTCCTACCGTCCCGGGGAACTGTTCGACGCCGAGGGCCGGCTCGTGGAAGGAATCGCCGCGCTGGCCCCGGAGGGAGACCTGCGGATGAGTGCGACGCCGTATGCCAACGGTGGGCGCCTGCTGCAGGACCTGCACCTGCCGGAGTACGCAGACCATGCGGTGAAAATCGATCATCCCGGCTCGGAACGGGTCAGCCCGATGTTCAACCTGGGCGGTTACCTGCGCGAAGTGATCCGGAAAAACCCGTCCAACTTCCGGATCTTCGGCCCGGATGAGACCGCTTCCAACCGGCTGCAGGCCGTGTACGACGTCACCGACAAGGCCTGGCAGCAGCGCATCGATGAACTGGACGAGCACCTGGCCCGCAGCGGCCGGGTGGCCGAGGTGCTCAGCGAACACCTCTGCGAGGGCTGGCTGGAGGGCTACCTGCTGACCGGCCGGCACGGCGTGTTCAACTGCTACGAAGCCTTCGTGCACATTGTGGACTCCATGTTCAACCAGCACGCCAAGTGGCTGAAGGTCAGCCGCGGGCTGAGCTGGCGCCAGCCGGTCGCTTCGCTGAACTACCTGCTTTCCAGCCACGTCTGGCAGCAGGACCACAACGGGTTCTCGCATCAGGACCCCGGTTTTATTGACCATGTGGTGAATAAAAAGGCCGACGTCATCCGGGTCTACCTGCCGCCGGACGCCAACACCCTGCTGGCCGTGGCCGGGAACATCCTGGACAGCCGGGACCGGGTCAACGTAGTGGTTTCCGGCAAGCAGCCGGCCCCGGTCTGGCTGGATCCGGAGCAGGCGCTGCTGCATGTGGAGCGCGGCATCGGCATCTGGGACTTCGCCGGCAGTGAAGGATCCGGTCCGGGCACCCGGCCCGATCCCGACGTCGTGATGGCCTGCGCCGGCGACGTGCCCACCCTGGAAACCGTCGCCGCCGCGGCGCTGCTGAAGGAACAGCTCCCGGACCTGAGAATCCGGGTGGTCAACGTGGTGGACCTGATGGGGCTGCAGGATCCGCGCGAGCACCCGAACGGGCTGTCCGACCGGGATTTCGACACCCTGTTTACGCAGGACCGCCCGGTGATTTTCGCGTATCACGGCTATCCCTGGCTGATCCACCGCCTGACCTACCGGCGCACCAACCACGACAACCTGCACGTGCGCGGCTACAAGGAGGAAGGCACCACCACGACGCCGTTCGACATGGCCATGCTGAACCAGATCGACCGGTTCCAATTGGCCATCGATGTGCTGGACCGGGTAGCGTCGTTGGGATCGACGCAGGCGTCCTTCCGGCAGCATCTGCAGGACGAACGGGCACGTGCCCGGCAGTACACCCGCGACGAAGGGCAGGATCCGCCGTACATCACCGGCTGGAACCTGCAGGAAGCAGAGCAGGACACGCCCGGCTAG
- a CDS encoding SRPBCC family protein: protein MTTDQTSLVVSRVIDASAADIFNLLSNPERHHELDGSGMVVSDEKTDRITASGQVFKMNMHNEKMGDYQTENHVTGYDHNKLLAWQTAPAGTEPKGWQWVWELQAEGADSTEVTLTYDWSHVTDKETLKKVSFPMVSKDDLEDSLNKLAAAVSGV from the coding sequence TTGACCACTGATCAGACGAGCCTTGTAGTTTCCCGGGTCATCGACGCCTCGGCAGCCGACATCTTCAACCTGTTGTCCAACCCCGAGCGCCACCACGAGCTGGACGGCTCCGGCATGGTGGTCTCGGACGAGAAGACCGACCGCATTACGGCTTCCGGCCAGGTCTTCAAAATGAACATGCACAACGAAAAAATGGGCGACTACCAGACGGAAAACCACGTCACGGGGTACGACCACAACAAGCTGCTGGCCTGGCAGACCGCCCCGGCCGGCACCGAGCCCAAGGGCTGGCAGTGGGTCTGGGAACTGCAGGCCGAGGGCGCCGACTCCACCGAGGTCACCCTGACCTACGACTGGTCCCACGTCACCGATAAGGAAACCCTGAAGAAGGTTTCCTTCCCGATGGTGTCCAAGGATGACCTCGAGGATTCGCTGAACAAGCTCGCCGCAGCGGTTTCGGGCGTTTAA
- a CDS encoding GNAT family N-acetyltransferase, with the protein MREGTLIREATPLDVPALARLRAVWAAEAGGDSPVDAGFVKEFSLWLAANPRTFFVAEAEAGGPLIGMLNLSIFERMPKPGKPASLWTYVANAYVLPPHRNTGVGSALLTAALEYSRGIGAVRVVTSPSPASKNFYVRNGFEPAEELAVYRF; encoded by the coding sequence ATGCGTGAAGGAACACTGATCCGTGAAGCCACTCCGCTGGATGTCCCTGCCTTGGCGCGCCTGCGGGCGGTGTGGGCGGCCGAGGCGGGCGGGGACAGCCCGGTTGATGCGGGCTTCGTCAAGGAGTTCAGCCTCTGGTTGGCAGCCAACCCGCGCACGTTCTTCGTCGCCGAAGCGGAGGCAGGCGGGCCCCTGATCGGCATGCTGAACCTGTCGATCTTCGAGCGCATGCCGAAGCCGGGCAAACCGGCATCACTTTGGACCTATGTGGCCAACGCCTACGTGCTGCCCCCGCACCGCAATACGGGTGTGGGGAGCGCGCTGCTGACGGCGGCACTTGAGTATTCGCGGGGGATCGGGGCAGTGCGGGTGGTCACCTCGCCCTCGCCGGCGTCGAAGAACTTCTACGTGCGGAATGGTTTTGAGCCCGCCGAGGAACTGGCCGTCTACCGGTTCTGA